A segment of the Capra hircus breed San Clemente chromosome 19, ASM170441v1, whole genome shotgun sequence genome:
TCTTCACAGCAGCTTGTTAGCGCGCTCTGCCTCTACAGCCAGTTTTCTGTTGCCCAGCTTTCAAAATTCAGTGTTTCTCCACATTCGCATTTCTTTGTATCTGTAGTCCTTAAAATTGccaggatgacaccacccttatggcagaaagtgaagaggaactaaaaagcctcttgatgaaagtgaaagtggagagtgaaaaagttggcttaaagctcaacattcagaaaacaaagatcatggcatccagtcccatcacttcatgggaaatagatggggaaacagtggaaacagtgtcagactttattttttttggctccaaaatcactgcagatggtgattgcagccatgaaattaaaagacgcttactccttggaagaaaaaattatgaccaacctagatagtatattcaaaagcagagacattacttagccgactaaggtccatctagtcaaggctatggtttttcctgtggtcatgtatggatgtgagagtcggactgtgaagaaggcagagcgccgaagaattgatgcatttgaactgtggtgttggagaagactcttgagagtcccttggactgcaaggagatccaaccaatccattctgaaggagatcagcgctgggatttctttggaaggaatgatgctaaagctgaaattccagtactttggccaccacatgcgaagagttgactcattggaaaagactctgatgctgggagggattgaaggcaggaggagaaggggacgaccgaggatgagatggctggatggcatcactgactcgatggacgcaactctgagtgaactcctggagttggtgatggacagggaggccaggcgtgctgcgattcatggggtcgcaaagagtcggacacgactgagtgactgaactgaactgaactgaagtgtggtTTTGTCATAGAAACAGATATTCTGTAAAGGGAGTGATTTATGCTCAAAATAAGGGTTCATTGTGACTAGCCTGTCTCTCCCATCTCCAAGGATGGGGTTTCCATTGCTGTCAGCTCACCTCATCACTGAACATGTGGGTGCTTCACTTGCTCCTGGTCTCATGATTTGTCTCATGAGACCCAGGACCTGGGAGGGTCCAGGCAGAAAACCTCCGTCTTTTGAAATTGGGGAGTGTGGATTCCACCAATTGAGTTTTCCGGATCCTGTTCTTAGCACCTGTGTGAACCCCTAACGTGACTCTCTACTTCGTCAGCCCTCCTTGcggtgacctgccaggctcctccccagATCTGGGCCTCTCTAGCCATCCTCTGCCCTGTGACTGCAGGCTTACCCTGCGCACCACCTTCCTAGCTCTGAAACCTGCTCTCTGAGGCCCAGCACCTTCCTGTGAACTATTCCTTCTCCTGGAaactccccacccccacgccctGGAAAGCCACCAGTGCAGGTGGGCCTGCCCACTCTCCTGCGGCTCTTGGGTGCCATCTGGCTGTGAGGAGGTCTTCCTCTAGCCCAGATGAGACGAGCCTTCCCAGTGCATGTTTGCAGCTTGTCTGGTCTTCTGGCATCCACGGTTGCTTTATTGTTCGCCTGGATTAGTGTCCGTTGTCCCATGAGACAGGATGCACCTCAGGGGTGGCTTTTGAGTCCTGCCCTGGGAGGGGGCTGCTCCTCAGCAAGTTTGTTCCTCCCCCCAGCAGAGCCCTGAGCCCACTGGCTGACATCTCCGATCAGGTGCAGAAGTGGCCTGGCCAGGGCAGAGGAGGTAGGCAGAGGACGACGACCCCCTCGAGGGAGACCTCGCTATCCCGGCAGCTTTGTGTGGTTCAGGCTCTGTCGTCCATCTCTGCCtccaaccacccccacccccacccccagctgcccCTCAACCCCCAGGTCTCTCAACCCATCTCCAGCTGTTGGCATGTGTAGAATGCTCTGCTGGCACTTCTTGCTGGTGGGTGGGCCCCTCCCCCAGAGATGGATCAGAGTCTTCagatccccccaccccagccctctgctTCCTGCTGGATCTGGCCTTGGACTTGCTGCCCTATTAGGCACTGGAAAACATGCTGGACGTAGTCTGGACGCCTCGACCCAAGTCTCCCAACAGATGCAGGGGCCTCTGGACTCGGTCTTACCCGCTGTCTGAGTGAGACCAGGCTGGCACATAAAGCATTGGGCAGTGGGAACTTCCTACTTGGGTCAAAGGTATGAGAGAATTACTGTTGTGATTTCAGACAAAGGTGGTAAATTTTGCCATCGTAATACTTCATCATGTTGGTGGTCACACCAACTGTAGATTCGATTGTGTTATGccggggggtggaggggtgttggagaagtcttggAGTCAGGCAAGCTGCAGCTTCATGACACAGCCACTGTCCTTGGGAGCTGGTGGGGCTGTGGCTCCTCCTCCCCTGCTTTACCCAGTAGCTATTGACCATGTGGAGTGAGGAGACCGGGCGCTGCCATGGAAGTCTGGGTGGTCAGTCGGTGTCAGCAGTGAGGTCATGAGCGCCTCCACTCCTCCTTTAactgccctttttaaaaaatctttcccaCAGAAAGGAAGAGGTTCTATCAGAATGTCAGCATCTCACAGGGTGAAGGTGAGTGTCTGGaattttctctgcctctttttatttctgtgaatggGAGGTGAGGGACACTTTTCACCTACAGCCAGCTCCTTAGTGAGCTTGTCCTAGCGCTCTTGTTGGGTATATTTCTATAAGCCATTCCCCACAAAGGGACTTGTGGCGTCTTGCATCAAATCAAGTAGCCAAATATAGAGGTGATCATTCCACTTTGCCTATCAACCTGAGAGGTTTCCATTCGATCTTTCAAGGTGGCTTCGAGATCAACCTGGACCACAGGAAGCTGAGGACGCCCCAGGGCAAGCTCTTCACTGTCCCCAGCGAGGCCCTGGCCATTGCCGTGGCCACTGAGTGGGACTCCCAGCAGGACACCATCAAGATGTACACCATGCACCTGGTAACAGGTCACAGCCCGCCCCTGTGGCCACCACAGGcttcctggggccctgggcaggggTACGGGTCCTGTCCTGATTCCAGTAAGGCTCTGGGAGGCCCCCAGTAGACAgcccaccccactcccagcccaGGCTTGGTTCTTCCAGATTCTTGGGGCACACGTCCTTCCCTGGTCACTTTTCCGCTGCAGCAGCCACGCTTTGTTTGGTTGGCTCTTGTGCTCTGTGgtgttctgggtcaggaagagacaAAGTGGGGAGAGCCCATGTTTCCTGGCACGTGGACCCAGGCCCTAGGCAGGCTCCTTGGCCTCAGGCCTGTGAGCCAGCCTCCCCTGGACTGTGGGGGAGCAGGGGTGACTGCTGCAGACGGAGCCTTAGAGGGGCTCTGCAGCCTGCAGTCCACAGGGAGGATCCAGAGAAGCTGTCCTGGCCTGGCAGCTCTGTCCCCCGCCATCTGAGGCTTAGGGGGCCGGGTGGTGAGCGACTTGCCTGGATCCAGCAGTGCATTCATGTCTCCTGACTCTGGTCTCCTTGGGCCTGGGTGTCCACGGCTCTGAGCTATCACTGCTGTCACAGTGGTAGCACCTCCTGGAAAATACCACAGGGCCTGGTGGTACAGAGCCTGAGACCTTGAGGGAGTTCATTCCTCCCGGGGCCTGGGCAAGGCTCTCAGGATGCTGACGGGCTTTCTCTCTGTGCCTTTGATCCAGACCACACTGTGCAACACGTCTCTGGACAACCCCACCCAGCGGGACAAGGACCAGCTCATCCGGGCGGCCGTGAAGTTCTTGGACACCGACACCGTCTGGTAATGGACGtgtgggcagcctttcccaggGCCCCAGCAAGTCCCTCGGGCCTTTTGCTCAGAGTGGTCTCCATGGAGGAAGCAGTGGACCCTCTGACTCCTCAGCACTCTACTGCTCCGCAGACTCTGGGAGAGAGGACGTGACGGCTGCACCAGTGTCGGGACCAGCCCTCCTGTAGCCCAGCAGCTGTCCCCCGGCCTGGGACGCAGGGGCTGTTGGCCTCTGTGGCTGTCGCAGGCTCCACGGCCCAGGGGTCACTTCTGACCATTAGCAGGTTCTCACAGGCATGGTCATCACTCCTCACCTGGGCTGCAGATGGTCTGTCCTTGGCGTCCAGAAGCTGGTCTCCTCCTTGGCTCGTTTTCGCAGCCAGGTTCTTAGGGTGTTGACTGGATGTGGAAGGAACAGTTGAGCCCCCCAGATGCTCTGGGGTTACCACCCAGGTGGCACTTAAGGTCTGCTCTGGGGCAAGGGGCAGAGCAGGCCCCTGCAGAGGCCGTGGTGCTGCTGTTGGAATATCTATGCCGTCTGTGTTGGGGACAATTTGGTGACAGGGAGGGAGCCCTTCCAGTCCAGCTCAGGGAGGGGGTCTTCTTGGGAGCATCCCGACTCAGAGAGCAGAGCCATGGGAGCCTCCCTCTGCCCTAGGCCCGCTCTTCCCCACTGGGCAGCGCCCCCTCCATCCCTCTGCACCCCCACTGCCTCTCTGCCACTTGTGCTCACACCAGCCTGGCCTCCCTGAGCTCACCCATTGGGTTCCTGTCTGCGACACCCTTGAACTCAGCTGACCCTAGCTCTGTCTCTTGGGGCGTCAGGCAGGGCCACCAGCGGCCGCATCTGTAATTGGGAGGGAGGCAGGCTTGCAAGGGGTGTACAGGCAGCTGGGTCTCGCCGCCTCTTGGGAGAGGAGGGGACGGCAGGATGCAATGATGAGCTGGCACAGAATCCTAGGACCCGGGGTGTGAGTCAGGACAGTGTAGTGTGACGAGCAGCACTGGGCAGCGCTGTGGGCCCTGACTGGTCAATAACCAGGGACGTTTGGGACAGTGGGACTCAAAGTCAAGGGTCCAGGGAACCCTTGGAGGGCTTATGAAGCTGCAGGCTCCTGGTCTCCGTCCTGTGAGGGTGTGGGTTTCCAACAGGTCCTGGATAAGCCCTGGGCCACTCTTTGAGAGCCCTGCTAATATAGGGGGAaggcaggggtggaggggtggtggtggagaggTTTTCTGCTGTTGCCTTTCATGTTTCTGTATCTGTCACTGGATGAGAGAATTGTACTTTTTTATTAATGGAGGCACTTTTGCACTGAATTAGCTACAGGGTGGAAGAACCAGAGACGCTGGTGGAGCTGCAGAGGAATGAGTGGGACCCAGTCATCAGCTGGGCCGAGAGGAGGTGAGATGCCCCACACCCGGCAGCTGGGGTCCGGGCCACACTGGACAGCCAGGGCCCTGAGCTGGTTGACGTTCGGAGTTCAGGGCACCAGGGGACTTGGACAGTACAGGCCCCCTTGAGGGTAGATGCAGCTAAAGTGCTTCTGCCCCATTGGTTGTGCGACTTTGGGGTGGTGACCTGATTCCTCTGAGCTTCCCTTTCTGTGTGTGGGGCTTGTGACCCCTGTCTCCTTGGGTGTCATAAGGAGTACACAGAGTGCTGcacactgctgggcacacagtgGTGCCTACACTGGCCGCTACCATCCTGCTTGTTGTCACAGTTGCTCTGTGGCTGAATCAGAGCCAGGTGTGTGACCTGGACACACATGGAGGACAGTCTGGGCAGGGCCTTGTGGAGGGATAGTCCAGGGACTGGTGAGGCCCAGTGGCTTCCTTCCCAGGAAGACACTTGTGCAGAGTGGACAGACCAGTGATGTGAGCAGGGTTCGGTCAGGTTTATTTCATCCCAGGTTGTTGGGAAGGGCTCCTAGCCTGGGCTCTCTGACCTTGGTGTTCCGTAAGCTTGCACACTTGGAGTGGTTTGGACATAGCATTTTTCATCCGTACACATTTCCTGAGCACCCATGATGTGTTGGCATCCTCTGGTTTTGTAGTAAGAGGCGGAGCCAGCGCACTGAAGGATCAGGTAAAACCTGACAACTGGATGCCACGAGAGAACTGAGGATGCGATGCCATTTCACTGGGGAGCTCGGTGACGTGAGACATGAGCTCGGTGCCTGCAGGTTTTTGCTGTGGCACGAAGTTGTCCACTTTTGGTGGCAGTTAAGATTTCTCACCTATAATATTAATAGATTATAGGAAAAAGTGGCCCCTTCCTGTGTTTCATTTGTACTAGAAACTTCAGGAAGAATGTTTCTAAACCGATGAGAAAGATCAGCGATAtatgaaagaaaattacaaaaattgcTTTCATTTCATTACATTTTTCCTGCATTTTACATAGCTATGATTGTTcttgaaaatgttttgtttttgaagcCAGCTCATGCCCGCTGGGACAGTGCcttgtgtgtgtgatggaggcTTATTAATAAACGTGTGAAAAAGTGATTGACTGATACAGGATTGTGGCTTAgtcggtaaaggatctgcctacaatgcaagagacgcaggttcgatccctgggtggggaagatcccccgggggaggaaatggcaacccactccagtattcttgcctggagaatcccatggacatggacagagaaatctgtcagggtacagtccatggggttataagaatcagacacgacttagtgactaaccacaGGATGTACACAAGTACCATTGTAAGGAAAACAATATTTGAAAGAAGCCTTTTATGGTTCACATGTGAAGACTTCCTTCTGAAAAGCAGGCAGCCCACAGCTCTGATGGACCTTCATGCCAATGAGTTCAAGTTTCAGGAGCTGCCTGTGGCCCCTCCTTCCTAACTTGCCAGCCCTAGCTTCATGCATAGTTGATCTGTCCTCTGCTCCTAAGGAACAGAAGGTTATAGGTCAGGAGGCCTGATGGCAGTGGCTCCCAAAACCCCCAATGGGGCCTGTGTGTGCTGGGCAGGCTGGGGCTTTGCTTCTGGGCAGAAGCGGGGCTGTGCAGCTGGACAGACTCACGCGGGGCCTCTTCCTTCTAGGTACGGCGTGGAGATCGGCTCTTCCACCAGCATCACGGGGCCCAGCATCCCTGCCCGGACTCGGGAGGTGATGGTCAGCCACTTGGCCTCTTACAACATGTGGGCCCTGCAGGGTGCGTGGTGTTTCCTGTGGGCCATGGAGGGTGGGCATGATGGGCATGGTGTGCAGAGCCCAGGGTTACCGGAGCACTGGGTTGGCGGGGGAGACGCTGTCACCTGGTTCATGGACTGGCAGTCTCACCCCTCCCAGGATGACGTGGCTGTCTCCTCTTCAGGAGCCTCCATTCCAGTCCCCCTGTCCCGGCTATAGTCACGGGGGTGGAGTGCTCGCTCTGACGGGCAGAGCCAGGTCTGGTGCCTTCACaggcaggggcagaggagggaCTCCTGAGGAGAGCAGAGGCTCCTGAGAATGTAGAAGGGCTGGCACCCCACCTGGCGGCTCCCTGCACACAGCAGGACCCCGGGGCCAACCTGGCTGTGTCCCCATAGGGATTGAGTTTGTGGTGACCCAGCTCAAGTCCCTGGTGCTGACCTTGGGGCTGATGGACCTGCACCTGACGGTGGAGCAGGCTGTCCTACTGTCGCGCCTGGAGGAGGAGTACCAGGTGAGGTGGAGCTGGAGCCCCACTGTGGTGGAGGCTCCGGGTGGCCCCCCAGGTGCCCTGGGGCCGCCTGTGTGCTCACGGAGGCTAAGCCTGGACACGCAGACAGGCACCCTGGGTCACCGAGGCTGCTTcgagtccatgtctgatgtagtgGCTCAGAATGAACAAGGCTTGGCTGCTCTGCCGTTGGCATTTTTTTAACTCAGAATCACCATGTTCTCTGCAGTTCCCTTGTTACTTCTCCAGCCTCAGAAGGTTAATTGCTATTACAAATTGACTCCTAGCATGATGAAAAGCCTTTTGTAATGACAGTTTTTCCCAAGTTGGTCTAGTTATCTGCTTGGAAAAATGCCAAGGGGAAAAGCTGGTTTGTGTCACAAGAGAGCTGGCAACTCTGGTGTCAGAGCCAGCTGGGTGGGAGCAGGGGCGGGCAGCAGGAGCAGGAAGCCTGGCTTCTGGTCTGGGCTCTGTCCTTGGCTGTAGGACCCAAGCAGGGCCATTGTTCCTTGAACCTCACTTTCTCTCTGACAAACAGTTCTGAGTATAAAATGCTCTTCAGATGTTCTGGACACCCAGAATGCAGGCAGGTCCCAAGTGTCAGGGTGGGCAGGCCAGGCCTCCATTCTCACCTGCTGCTCCCCTGCATGCCTCCTCCCCTCAGCCATGGGGGGTCATGGCTTTGGCAGTCACCCTGCAGCCTGTCCCGTCCTCTCCTCAGATCCAGAAGTGGGGCAACATCGAGTGGGCCCACGACTACgagctgcaggagctgcgggCGCGCACGGCCGCCGGCACCCTCTTCGTGCATCTCTGCTCCGAGAGCACAGCCATCAAGCACAAGCTGCTGCAGGGGTGACGCCGGCCCTCAGCCTGAGATGGAGATGCTGTGGCCAGTGGAGGCTGGTTTGGGCTGAGCCAGGGCGTGGGTACCAGTGACTGGTTATACTGAACATTTCTCCGCCTGGAAGTGAGAGGAGCTGCCACTCATCTTGTTCCTACTGTCATGTCTGGGTCCCGGAGGCCACCCCGCTGACCTGCAGGACACTCGCTGCCCACCAGGACTTTCTTGTCTGGTGGCCCtcaaccttttttttcccctggttttTAATCAAACTTTTAAAGTGAagctgtctgtttctgtttgttccTACTGTTTTAGCAAAGTGATTTACttgtgaaaacagaaaacaatcttTGTTGTTCCTGGGTTAAAAGCCTGGGCAAGGTCACCTGACACGCACACATCCTGTTCAAGGAGCCACTGCAGGGCCCTGGCACAGAGGGGTCTCGGATGCCTGGGCCCAAGTGAGGGGGCGGGAGGAGTCTGCAAGATTCGGGCACAAAGGCTCCAGAGCCACCCAGCCTTGCTCAcccgcctcccctccccagcactgTCCCCACACCCTGAGTGTGCTAGGAGGAGGTGCTTGTCACCTCCCCACCTCACAGATAACACCAGCTGCGCTCTCAGCTCCGGAGGGTCCTTGGGTCCTCACAGCCTCCACCTTGGGAAGCCAGCTGGGCCCCTGAGGAAGGGCCTCCCCTGGACAAGAAGGGGCAGCCAAGAGCCTAGGAGTCACTCTAAGCAGTCACCAGCTGCTGAGATGCAGACACAAAGAGGATGGAGAAAGCTGACAGAAGTGTTTTATTTCTCTACCTGTCCAGTGGGGGTCAGCCCTAGTCCAGGAGGTCCCCACACTCCAGGCTGTCCAACTCGCTCTGCACGTGGTCGACgtactggttgatctccttcacacgTTTGCGGTTCCTCATGATCTCATCCTTGTGAATCTGAGGGCAAGGTGGATCTTGAGACTGTCTGCCTGagtctgccccacccccacccacgtGTGGCTCCACCCCCTGCCACCTGCCCTTGCCATACATCTGCTCACCTTGTCCAGCAGGTGTGTGCACCAGGAGTTGACCCTGGTCACCAGCTCGTCCTCGCGATTGTCAATCTTCAGGAGGTGGATGTCATGCGAGGCCCCAACTGCGTTAACTATCGTGTCTTTGTCAACGAAGAGCTGGGAAGGAAAGAGTGGGTGAGGGGCCTAGATCCACCCTCAGTGCAGAGCTGCTGAGCCggtggggagaggggctgagGTCCCTGGGGGCGGAGGCAGAGCCTGCTCTGTGTCCCCACGTCCTTGCTGTTGGCCCAGCAGTGCCAGTGATGGGGCAAGGGCCCCCGGGCAGCAAAGCAGTCCCCGTGGGGAGTGTGCCCTTCCCCCAAAGACAGGACCAGCCCTGTGACTTCACCAAGGTTCTCAAGTCCAACCTGCCTGAAACCTGCCATCAGGTGGGAAATGTGAGGCCAGCCGGGGGTCTTGGGGCTGCTCTGAGGACAGAAGGCGCCATACGCCTGCCAATGGGTCTCTGCCGCTCTCATGTCAACCCAGTGGACCTGAGCTCCTACTGGGGCTCCTGCCGTCATGTTCCCACCCGGTTCCCCACTGTGGATGACACTGTGGGTCGGTGCTCCCCCCAGGCCTGGCTGGAGGTCCCCGGAGCGGGCAGATAGACCTCCGCAGTGCTCTTCCAGTAGCTAGAGGGAATCTCAGATCTTAACTTCCCTTGTAGTCACTGCGTCTTACAAAGTGCCAGAACCCCCACTTTGGGAAAGCAGGCTGTCCCAAACCCAAAAGGTTTCAACCAACCTGTCAGTTGAAACCACATAGTGGTCAGGAGCTCCTCTTTAGTGGGGCCGCTCTGGGTGCTTTACTTGTTAGCCTGTCACCTGCCTATCTCCCCTTCCGCAGGTGCGAAATTAACGCTCCCAGAGGGGTTCAAGCTTTCCGGGGGGCGGGCCCCATGACGCCACCGCCCACAAGGGGTCCCGCCCACTGGACTccagccccgccccccgcaaTCACCGAGCGCACGTCGTCTGGCAGGTCCTCGTCCATCTCGCCCTTGACTATCTTCTCCAGGATGTTGATAGCGATCTCCAGGAGCTTCTCGTGGTGGTGGTTCTCCAGGTCCCGGCACTGCGCCATCGTGCAGCCAGAGTTAAGCCAAGGCCGGGCCAAGCAGGCTGGGGCACCCTCCCCTGCGCTGGCCCAGCTTGTCCCCCTACGGGCCCTCTGAGTCCT
Coding sequences within it:
- the ATPAF2 gene encoding ATP synthase mitochondrial F1 complex assembly factor 2 isoform X1 — encoded protein: MWRSCLRLRDGGRRLLNRPRSGLTASEGLGRKPPIPFRAYVPPAERKRFYQNVSISQGEGGFEINLDHRKLRTPQGKLFTVPSEALAIAVATEWDSQQDTIKMYTMHLTTLCNTSLDNPTQRDKDQLIRAAVKFLDTDTVCYRVEEPETLVELQRNEWDPVISWAERRYGVEIGSSTSITGPSIPARTREVMVSHLASYNMWALQGIEFVVTQLKSLVLTLGLMDLHLTVEQAVLLSRLEEEYQIQKWGNIEWAHDYELQELRARTAAGTLFVHLCSESTAIKHKLLQG
- the ATPAF2 gene encoding ATP synthase mitochondrial F1 complex assembly factor 2 isoform X2, with amino-acid sequence MWRSCLRLRDGGRRLLNRPRSGLTASEGLGRKPPIPFRAYVPPAERKRFYQNVSISQGEGGFEINLDHRKLRTPQGKLFTVPSEALAIAVATEWDSQQDTIKMYTMHLTTLCNTSLDNPTQRDKDQLIRAAVKFLDTDTVCYRVEEPETLVELQRNEWDPVISWAERRYGVEIGSSTSITGPSIPARTREVMVSHLASYNMWALQDPEVGQHRVGPRLRAAGAAGAHGRRHPLRASLLREHSHQAQAAAGVTPALSLRWRCCGQWRLVWAEPGRGYQ